The Mytilus galloprovincialis chromosome 3, xbMytGall1.hap1.1, whole genome shotgun sequence genomic interval acttttcattttaaagtatCAACTTTCCAGCAGCACATATATACGGGGTATATACCTCCCAATTTATAGGATATTCCCgtatgtatttcctatcatgattttcttgataaagagttgctgctcataaggaagctattaaagcaagagttccaaatggtgaagttgaaatcatcccttcgtaaattttacggacgccatcacgagttgtttgaccgttatggaataacagtttcacagatgatatcgaatatgttcattacgtcgtaactacaatccccttccctttcatgaatgtgacctaccgaattagactatgaACCggataacatgagcaacacgacgggtgccacatgtggagcaggatcggcttacccttccgaatcacctgagatcacccctaggttttggtggagttcctgttgcttattctttagttttctatgttgtgtcatgtgtactattgtttgtctgtttgtctgtttcatttttagccatggcgttgtcagtttattttcgatttatgagtttgactgtctctctggtatctttcatccctcttttactTATGAAGTTGATGTATGAAATCTACTATCAGGTGCAGAGGTCGATGTTCTAGTTTAGAACGAAATAATCCCTTTCTGTAACTGCGAGCACCAATGATCGAGATAATAAAGTTTGGGTTGAAATCTTAAACATCTAGGTTTACCCAGAAACAAGTAAAGAATTTCGAAAGcattgtcacatatttttttgttaactttttgtgtttattttgttatttagataatttgatATTTATGGTAGATCTTTGATAGACTCATGTTCTGATatttgtaggactctaaagtgcgatggtactctaaagtgcgatggtcacgcaaaagtgcgatggtctacgctaaagtacgatggtgtctcacgctattTAAAGTGCGAAggtatatcacgctaaagtgcgatggaacAATAGGGTACTGTTTAAGAACTAAAACATTTAAGTACATAAATGTTAAAAACAagtctttttgcaaaagctaGTATGCTAAGGCATAACATATGATGTGATCAGCTTTATAATTTACAGTTAGGCTTAATTGTATCTAAATTAAGAGGTTTGACCAAGTAATAAAGGtaaataatgtaatattttaaactttaattttatgTCGTAACATTGACATTGGTAAAATATACTCACTTGTCAAAAATTGAACGAAGATAACCAAAAAATATGTTACTAGTGGGATTTcgtgtaataaaaaaatatcctataAATCATGGTTAGGTATTGTCAACAAAATATATGCtatcggtttttttttcatttaataatcaatgttaacaatatagAGTTTAGAATGGGGTATAAGTTAGTTAAACACTTTGGGATACGGCGACGGGATTTCTTATCCAGACACACCTTTCCCCGCGGTATAACTATTACTTACTGATTTATCGACCATCATTTATTGAATGAATTATTGACCACGCCGAACGTATTTTCTCAAAGAGCTAACTAAAGTTCAATCTTAATAGTCCTGATTTCGGCTACCCTTCAGTGTTTAGTTTTAcatgataaaaaacaaaaaaacgttttcaaagcccaaaatatATTTGGTTTTAGAAAGAACATTCTACAGTTAttaattctgaaattatttcatttttcagaATTTATGTCAAAACTGTCGTTTGACGAATTCATAACTTTGAGTTGATTTTTCTTATTGATCACCTTATATCCCAATATTCCACCAACTGCTCCCAATGCAAAcagtaaaatagaaaaaaatattgtaaataaagtCACTGGTTCTGATTCAAAGCAGATATGTCCTGAGGTCTTCTTGTGTACATTGGACGTTTTACCCAGTTTTACAGAATCACCTATAAATATGAAAAAGCTGTTAACATTTAATGACATATTTGAACACATGAAGTAGGCCTAGCCTTGTGTGTTAAACAAGCTATATCTCTTTTTACCTTTTTCCCAACTTATTATTTAAGCATGAATTTGTGTAATTAACTTAGGAATGCATATTCAGTAATACTAGTTATCTCACAAACTAGGTATACTACATACCAGTTTGTTAATTTGAACCTTACGTTGTTTGACATATTTTAACCTTTCGTTTTAAGATTGTCTTTTTTTCATGGTATTACAGCGTGTAAATTCTTATATTACAGCCACTTATATATGCATCTTAAAGCCAGCATTTCTTACAGAACGCAGGGAATTATATTTTAGATTGATATATGCATATTAAACCAGCATTTCTTATAAAACGCAGGGAATTATATTTTAGATTGATATATGCATCTTAAACCAGCATTTCTTATAAAACGCAGGGAATTATATTTTAGATTGATATATGCATCTTAAAGCCAGCATTTCTTACAAAACGCAGGGAATTATATTTTAGATTGATAAATGCATCTTAAACCAGCATTTCTTACAAAACGCAGGGAATTATATTTTAGATTGATATATGCATATTAAACCAGCATTTCTTACAAAACGCAGGGAATTATATTTTAGATTGATATATGCATATTAAACCAGCATTTCTTACAAAACGCAGGGAATTATATTTTAGATTGATATATGCATCTTAAACCAGCATTTCTTACAAAACGCAGGGAATTATATTTTAGATTGATATATGCATCTTAAAGCCAGCATTTCTTACAAAACGCAGGGAATTATATTTTAGATTGATATATGCATCTTAAACCAGTATTTCTTACAAAACGCAGGGAATTATATTTTAGATTGATATATGCATAGTAAACCAGCATTTCTTACAAAACGCAGGGCTAACTGTACACTCAAGTATCCCGCGTCATAGAGATGTATCTTTAGAAAAGTACTTGTTCGGTCTAGTACCTCGGCAAACTGGCAcatgtaattattgtatttaacaTTTAACGTCCAAAATCAGATTGGacgttattttgtatttttacatCATACAGTTAAACACACAGCTTAAAAGGGCGTTTGAATTGAGTATACATGGAAGGCCTGAAATAGTCCAATaacaacatttacaaaaaaaaaaataatgtcaatgaTATGACTCAATGTGTACTAATACATCCTGCACAACCAATTAACATTCAAagataggcgaaagataccaaggtGACATTCAAACACAAGACCTAAGATAGTGGTTAACGCCTATAATTACTTTTAACAACGACAATTATAATTGGCGAAAATCTTCATTATTATTTCAAATCATCAGAATGACGATGGCTGTTTTGTTCCAAATGAACGAACAACATTACAGATAAAACAAAGTTTAGGCAAAACGAAGTCCTGAACAGAATGAAACAATCATTGTCTCGGAATGAATTGCATAAGTCCTCCGACTACATTAAAGCAACAGTAGTTTATCGGTGTTCAAAAGTTATTAATCTATTGAGAGAACAACCCCCCAAAACTATTAACTTACCATTTTGCGATGTATTCATTGTTGACGCTGTTTGTATGGATGATGAAGTTGCTTTTATAACGTTTGAATATAAATTTACCACTGTCGCAAtctgttttgttatatttgttgaTCTCATATGtgatgttgttttttgtgttgttgtcTGTGCATACTTTCTACTCTTTGTAGGTGTCGACGATTTCGGAGTTAGCGTAGTCGTACTTTGTTGAGTGTTTGTGGAGGTCGTTTTCATGATTAAGGTGGTGGTTGGCATGGTTGTGGATTTCGTTGCAATAGTTTTGGTCGTTGTTGGCCTGGTCCCCGGCCTTGTCGTACTCAGCTGAGTAGTTGATATCGTCGATGGTATGTTCGTGGTTTTAGTAGTTGTCATTTGCGTTGTTTTCATAGGGGTAGTTGTGGGTATATCTGAAACTGAGCGTACAAAATACAATTGTATTTGTGTTTTATGGGTCATTGTACAGTTCTTAAACGATATATTCTCTAAATGGGaattagaaaactaaagaataatttTCTAAGATAGTTTCTGCatcattaatttatttattttttcatttaattcgTTTGTTGTTTAGAGATTTTTACGATAGTActcggccgacactcggctaaccgagagattggtcggttaatctatattgagtatgcggctatatgggagattggtctgttaatcgggttggttatacgtctgttaagagtaaaacgcacaatttaatgttaaactgtatcaaatatacagatttttggcatattataagaaccaaatcaacaaaagaaaagtgtctgacaaaatgatatctgtcatagaacattttccacttgtaaaaacatttcatagtctacgcagttttcagtaaaattaaaaggcgtcgcgcaagtatgtagtatttatgcttatacgcataggaATTTTATAAAagtcgaaacaaacaattttagatatcatttaaaggacacaaaatagtactttgggtctaaaaaataaatttgcattggtgaatatttcataattgtaatataacgtgaatattaccacgttttagtgaaaattatgggaataaagtctgttaatgtgttggacaattgaaattgtgtcagttaagagttatttagccacagttatttttgctacctttatattttcccatagaaaaagttaagaatggGATGTTcctaagtaataaaaaaaatgataatacggtgcaacagtatcctacgGAAGCgaattagcgccacacattttttttttaatttttcttcctatatttgtgttataacgcaaacctcaaatatcttgattgcaattgttcattaagttttgtaaaaaatgtccgtctgtcattcatttcggttgtgatttactagtaagagcatttttattttgactttctttgcattttattgaagcgtgtcacttcaatatagcgtgatataaATTGGCCTCTGAaatatgcatgcatttattattaatgttttcaatcagcctcaatttttgtgtctgttcaaagtagcacgttctcaaatccgactgaaagtgtctttctaatacaacacagggtaccggtaaaataaatataaactgtacatctgtcctgtgcatataaatatttgtcactggacgaaaAACCCTAATTCGTAAGCATCCtccaattggttctttatttctattacttaatcatatgttgtttacaaaaaaaagtaaaatcacaaaaatactgaacttagaggaaaatcaaatcggaaagtccataatcacatgacaaaatcaaataacaaaacgtatcaaaaacgaatggacaagaactgtcatattcctgacttggtacaggcattttcaaatgtagaaaatggtggattaaacctggttctatagcgctaaccctctcaatttaatgacagtctcattacATTGAtggcgttaaataaacagacacaataaataaaatagtcaaaatatgggtacatcagtcatcatcgtataacaattttaaaagaaacaattttaaaacagaacacaaaaacatctactatctacgaacacattcattgatttgagtgtctgacatcagaaaattttatacgtcacataaatttgtcgttcaatgtgcatacaaacgattttaaaattttacataggcaatgttagtcattctcaagaagtaaatggaaaggagcgaatgcagctgcATTTGTTCATCttaagttttaatacattttattccgtttagttcctttcttcataagtgtagaggagaacggcagttgtccgcatgtaaacttctagcatttgtcaccaatatgagtacatcgcaatccgttactgtttcaacacccaggagtgtttcatgtgtgtattcttaaacaatcattattttttctctcttttttagcaatgcatcactctctactgtccttatctattattctatattctgctactccatccagattatcgtgtataccatgagggttcggattgggggtgttgtttatttctgtattcttttaaTTGTTATGTCACGTTTCTTCCGTGACGTTTTTtccttttaccttttatttatcttactcattattctttctctattctttatattttagcatcccaatatattttacttactgatgtttagttacattacgacgtttatctctgatttatatactggttaccaatgtagatgacaagtTGGTGTCatgcatgacaattaaacagaatccacatgacatatgcgaccattcttggatgaaattaacattactttaatattacactttttgaaaccgtttttatcaattttctatttccattgtttaaattgttcattgttcacagtggcggatccagccattttaaaaatggggggtttccaactatatgctccctttcaaatgcattgatcggcaaaaaaaggggggttccaacccccggaaccccccccaccctggatccgccactggttcatgtgttgtttccgtatattttatgtttcattgctcatgtgttgtatccgtatattttagccgctcgtcttgagcctacccatttgatccgataacaccccatatagcaataaaattatacttttattgccattcataactcttaacagaccaattaacagaccgggttttatacatccgacccattaacagaccaggttttaattaaagattgatgtatgtcaccaaaatacagattttcgtgaagatttttcacacaatgatttcagtatggttaacaaacataatgcctgtcttttttcgatgtttaaaatattgcatgcacgtaaattcaaccaacgtgtcattttgtgtacagtttgtgtgtgtaaaatgtgtataaatttattgatgagtaacccgccttttcattttatagatcgtacattgaagctagaaaaataataattacaccactggattcagtacattgaattgttttgttagacatgaatatttttatgataaacatatatttaaaaagttatacagtgaaacatgctgaactttcaatgattttctcgataacacctgattaacagactttagccaacccgattaacagatatagccgcatactcaatatagattaaccgaccaaactctcggttagccgagtgtcggtcGTGTAGTAACAGATGTTTGATAGTCTGTGTTAAATTCTATTCGAAATGGTTGATtattttaattagtttttaaaaCAAGCTATAACTGCAGTTATACTTTAGTTTGTTCTTTTAGTCTTTAtcttttactatttttatttttattgaaatactcaTTACCTGCAATGCATACTTGTCCAATCAATCTCATCTTCTTCGGACAAACACATTCTACTTTTAATGATGACCCAATTCTTGAACACGATTGATTTTTATTACACGGATTTGGGTTGCAAGGATCTGTTGCATCtgaatcaaaagaaagaaaatcattaTAAAAGAACCTACAAATAGCATTGCACTTCTGATATCCAAAAGAATATGGAATAATATATGATATCCGTTACGTATCATTTTAAACACATATAACTGTTATAATAAAATGCCAAGAAttctaaaatatgaaaattaaaaaaaaaaaaaagtcattttagTCTTGCTTCAAACTACATATTAGCCATATATTACCaacctagtagtcagcacttcagtatTGACATGAATTATCCAGTGATAAAGTCCTATTACGAATttcaactgttaacaaaactttgatttgttTTCGAAATATAAACCCTGGAATAGATTACCCGAACTTAATCTGAATTTTGAGTCCTCAGTGATCTTGAACATTATAActtgttttattcgagcgtcactgatgagtctttcgtagacgaaaTGAGCGTCTGGCGTACAGAATATTAATCCCGGTACATGCATATATGGGTTTAATTCAAAATGGCTTTAAGTCTATGagacaatttaaaaaatcattagtGATACTTACCCCAAGCTATCAGTGTTATGCATCTCATGTCACTTGTATgtctaaagtttaaaaaaaaaaaaggagaatagTATTCAATGTGTCAAAATATTTTTACGTAAACGGCAGATGGAAATTGTCCAATTGAAAATGTGACGCGTGTTCAAAAGACGGTTACGTTTAAACATGAAAATTGTCCTTTATTGGTTAACAATAGGCATATCAAGCTAAATTAGTGCACAATTATAATACATACAAGTTGATAaggaatttttatttaaaatcactCCTTATTCAAATATCCTTAATATCGAATAATTACTATCTTTGTTTTATCTTATGTCAGATGAAATTTGTTCATATGTTACCACTGCCGTTGTATGTGCACATGATGTCTATTTTTACCATGTCTGCTTCACTTAGACGcatggtcatttaaaaaaaacaagccaCTGATTTCTTCCAACGATTTGATTTCATAATAGATGGGTCCCTGTTGTGTGATTGGATTGACCAAACACTGACATGACAAAAAACCAGCATAAcataacaataaacataaaaaacaaaaatgacagacatCAACTAAGGAGAACCGCTGGATTACAGGCTCTTAATATTGAACGGGCACATATATTATATGCCAATAATAATTACGAAGTCTTATAAGTCAATAGCAATCAATAATCTGTGCGATCGGTCTTATATGATTCATAAGTGAAAGCTATTTgtgcatttttgaaattttacccTGTGCTATCTTCAGCCATGCCACATACAATGTGATTCCCTTGGTCTTTTACTGTCGGTGTCCATGACATTTCCCAGAAAACGACTCCGGCTCTGTTTGGAAGGTTTGTCGGACCTTTTAAAACCATTCCTGCAGGCCTGGTTAGACTAAGTTTGGTCACGCtgcaaaaaagtttaaaaggtatAATAAAAGACAATAATATGCATACAAGACGAATAGTCGCTTACTTGAAAATCCTTCCCAACTATAcgttatattttcataaatgaatAACCATTTTTGATTTTGTCTTACGTTTCATTTTTATCTGCCAAGTTTGCAGCATAAATCTTCTGTGTAAATGAATTCCCAGCAGAAATGCTGATTTTTGTTCCCGCAGGAGGAGT includes:
- the LOC143068389 gene encoding uncharacterized protein LOC143068389; this translates as MVLKGPTNLPNRAGVVFWEMSWTPTVKDQGNHIVCGMAEDSTGHTSDMRCITLIAWDATDPCNPNPCNKNQSCSRIGSSLKVECVCPKKMRLIGQVCIAVSDIPTTTPMKTTQMTTTKTTNIPSTISTTQLSTTRPGTRPTTTKTIATKSTTMPTTTLIMKTTSTNTQQSTTTLTPKSSTPTKSRKYAQTTTQKTTSHMRSTNITKQIATVVNLYSNVIKATSSSIQTASTMNTSQNGDSVKLGKTSNVHKKTSGHICFESEPVTLFTIFFSILLFALGAVGGILGYKVINKKNQLKVMNSSNDSFDINSEK